In Streptomyces durocortorensis, a genomic segment contains:
- a CDS encoding S8 family peptidase, giving the protein MRPISRTALGAATAAVLAVTAIAPSVAAPSDARYAKRPLTGSAAAATDATPVTLTLVTGDKVLVTTDASGASAATALPREDGSVPLVQTRQSGSDLYVYPESAVAALAAGTVDEELFNVTGLIRQGYDDSRADSVPLIATYTGDAARRTLVTPRGAERGQRLDVIDGLALKADKKRTADFWADLTAPRSRAASGLKKLWLDRKVQASLDKSTKQVGADLAWAAGHDGTGTRVAVLDTGADAEHPDLQGRITASENFTDSDTTDDRQGHGTHVASTVGGSGAASDGKNKGVAPGADLMVGKVLNDSGSGAASWIIAGMQWAVDNKADVVSMSLGSAEPTDCTDPMSLAAEELGKNKDTLFVVAAGNLGPSLNTVSSPGCAAGVLTVGAVDRDDSTANFSSRGPTIGSHTLKPEIAAPGVAISAAAAGGRGSQAYRSMSGTSMATPHVAGAAAVVKQRHPDWTAQQIKAALVSSAHSAVPGDVRETGGGRLDVDRAVRTPVTGAPAVQGGTFNWPQDRSDRTTVALPYTNTGGKPVKLSLKVSGVTGNDGSAVGSKVAALGRKSITVPAGATVEVPLELDPDARLAAAQYGDVTGRVLATAPGGVQVSTPFSLYVAPETVTLRVKLIDRTGKPAGGVSSVDLIGTDTASGERRFNEGATDQTYRVRPGAYFVSSFIASPDTTDPTGQLVGSVGYLARPQLNLTKDSTLVLDARKAHRLKVRTQDRAAETRGATLAFGRTWDNWLHSGSISGNELIKDYLVDVQGKPRDGDFEFASFWRAYAPQIQKFSLVGGADLHPRPATTGSVNLDGKGRAEVVDAGEGSTAELEAAGVRGRIALVKVADDSSNVLAQARAAEAAGAKALLVYRPSAGDWKPGIGYGAAPLPVLGLRADEAAVLTAALAKGRADVTWKATAVSPFVYNLSFPEKGRITSDRTYKVRDKKLGSVVSTHESMGVAADFVDTLLVSRPYGGTFGASSLALVAAPGKRTEYYTAGDTVWQKMLSSSFPWGELMTGNPRTYKAGRATAEEWYRGLIVPGAPRDAAGGELLAGERQDNLIGVAPAFMTDSEHVGQQGSFGDIGNMRLSRDGQLIGTSAYPFGVFTVPAEDAAYELTMMTTKVGSPAQVWKRSTQTQTTWKFRSERKPHVASQGLPLLFPRYDLPSDGMKTLPARDGQRIGLGATGHAGYTPGKLTGAKVSFSYDGGETWHTATTAQRGGRWTATVDHADATGRSVTLRTELTDANGNAVVQTVNDAYAVR; this is encoded by the coding sequence ATGCGCCCGATATCGCGTACGGCACTCGGAGCGGCGACCGCCGCCGTGCTCGCCGTCACCGCTATCGCACCGTCCGTGGCAGCGCCATCGGACGCGCGATACGCGAAGAGACCGCTCACCGGCAGTGCGGCCGCCGCCACGGATGCCACGCCCGTCACCCTGACGCTCGTCACCGGCGACAAGGTGCTGGTGACCACCGACGCCTCGGGAGCGTCCGCCGCCACCGCCCTGCCCCGCGAGGACGGCAGTGTCCCTCTCGTCCAGACCCGGCAGTCCGGCTCCGACCTGTACGTCTACCCGGAGTCCGCCGTGGCCGCGCTCGCCGCGGGTACCGTCGACGAGGAGCTCTTCAACGTCACCGGACTGATCCGCCAGGGCTACGACGACAGCCGCGCCGACTCCGTCCCGCTGATCGCCACCTACACCGGCGACGCTGCCCGCCGCACCCTCGTCACCCCGCGCGGGGCGGAGCGCGGCCAGAGGCTCGACGTCATCGACGGACTCGCGCTGAAGGCCGACAAGAAGCGCACCGCCGACTTCTGGGCCGACCTCACCGCCCCCCGCTCCCGGGCGGCCTCCGGCCTCAAGAAGCTCTGGCTCGATCGAAAGGTTCAGGCCAGTCTCGACAAGTCGACGAAGCAGGTCGGCGCGGACCTTGCCTGGGCGGCCGGTCACGACGGCACCGGCACCAGGGTCGCCGTCCTGGACACCGGCGCCGACGCCGAACACCCCGACCTCCAGGGCCGGATCACCGCATCCGAGAACTTCACCGACTCCGACACCACCGACGACCGCCAGGGCCACGGCACCCATGTCGCGTCCACCGTCGGAGGCTCCGGCGCGGCGAGCGACGGCAAGAACAAGGGCGTCGCCCCCGGCGCCGACCTCATGGTCGGCAAGGTCCTCAACGACAGCGGGTCCGGCGCCGCCTCCTGGATCATCGCGGGCATGCAGTGGGCCGTCGACAACAAGGCCGACGTCGTCTCCATGAGCCTCGGCAGCGCGGAGCCCACCGACTGCACCGACCCGATGAGTCTGGCCGCCGAGGAACTCGGCAAGAACAAGGACACCCTGTTCGTGGTCGCCGCGGGGAACCTCGGCCCGTCCCTGAACACCGTCTCCTCGCCCGGCTGCGCCGCCGGCGTGCTGACGGTGGGGGCGGTGGACCGCGACGACTCCACCGCGAACTTCTCCAGCCGCGGCCCCACGATCGGCTCGCACACGCTCAAGCCGGAGATCGCCGCACCCGGCGTCGCCATCTCCGCCGCCGCGGCGGGCGGCCGGGGCTCACAGGCGTACCGGTCGATGTCCGGTACGTCGATGGCCACCCCGCACGTCGCGGGCGCCGCCGCCGTCGTCAAGCAGCGCCACCCGGACTGGACGGCCCAGCAGATCAAGGCGGCCCTGGTCTCCTCGGCGCACAGCGCCGTGCCCGGCGACGTACGCGAGACCGGCGGCGGCCGCCTCGACGTGGACCGCGCCGTCCGTACGCCCGTGACCGGTGCGCCCGCCGTCCAGGGCGGCACCTTCAACTGGCCCCAGGACAGGAGCGATCGCACCACCGTTGCCCTGCCCTACACCAACACGGGCGGCAAGCCGGTCAAGCTCTCGCTGAAGGTCTCGGGCGTCACCGGCAACGACGGCTCCGCCGTCGGCTCCAAGGTCGCCGCCCTCGGCCGGAAGTCCATCACCGTGCCCGCCGGGGCGACGGTCGAGGTCCCCCTCGAACTCGACCCCGACGCACGGCTGGCCGCCGCCCAGTACGGTGACGTCACCGGGCGCGTCCTCGCCACAGCACCCGGGGGAGTGCAGGTCTCCACGCCGTTCTCCCTCTATGTGGCACCGGAGACCGTCACCCTGCGCGTCAAGCTCATCGACCGCACCGGCAAGCCCGCCGGCGGAGTCTCCTCGGTCGACCTCATCGGCACCGACACCGCCTCCGGCGAACGCCGCTTCAACGAGGGCGCCACCGACCAGACCTACCGGGTCCGCCCCGGCGCGTACTTCGTATCCAGCTTCATCGCCTCGCCCGACACCACCGATCCGACCGGTCAACTCGTGGGCTCCGTCGGCTATCTGGCACGCCCTCAGCTGAACCTCACCAAGGACAGCACGCTCGTCCTCGACGCCCGCAAGGCCCACCGCCTGAAAGTGAGGACCCAGGACCGGGCGGCCGAGACGCGCGGCGCGACCCTCGCCTTCGGGCGCACCTGGGACAACTGGCTGCACTCGGGGTCCATCTCGGGCAACGAACTGATCAAGGACTATCTGGTCGACGTCCAGGGCAAGCCCCGTGACGGCGACTTCGAGTTCGCCTCCTTCTGGCGCGCCTACGCCCCCCAGATCCAGAAGTTCTCCCTCGTCGGCGGAGCCGATCTGCACCCCCGTCCCGCCACCACGGGGTCGGTCAACCTGGACGGCAAGGGCCGCGCCGAGGTCGTCGACGCCGGTGAGGGCAGCACGGCAGAGCTGGAGGCCGCAGGGGTCAGGGGCCGGATCGCCCTGGTGAAGGTCGCGGACGACTCCTCCAACGTCCTCGCCCAGGCACGCGCCGCGGAGGCCGCCGGGGCGAAGGCGCTCCTGGTGTACCGGCCCTCGGCCGGCGACTGGAAGCCCGGCATCGGTTACGGGGCGGCGCCCCTGCCGGTCCTCGGCCTGCGGGCCGACGAGGCCGCCGTACTGACCGCTGCGCTCGCCAAGGGCCGGGCGGACGTCACCTGGAAGGCCACGGCGGTCAGCCCGTTCGTCTACAACCTGTCGTTCCCGGAGAAGGGGCGGATCACCTCGGACCGCACCTACAAGGTCCGCGACAAGAAGCTCGGTTCGGTCGTCTCCACGCACGAGTCCATGGGCGTGGCCGCCGACTTCGTCGACACGCTCCTGGTCTCCCGCCCCTACGGCGGAACGTTCGGCGCGTCCTCCCTCGCTCTGGTCGCCGCCCCCGGCAAGCGCACCGAGTACTACACGGCGGGCGACACCGTCTGGCAGAAGATGCTCTCCTCCAGCTTCCCCTGGGGCGAGCTGATGACCGGCAACCCCCGTACGTACAAGGCGGGTCGGGCCACGGCGGAGGAGTGGTACCGAGGTCTGATCGTCCCGGGCGCCCCGCGCGACGCGGCGGGCGGGGAACTGCTGGCGGGTGAACGGCAGGACAACCTGATCGGCGTCGCCCCGGCGTTCATGACCGACTCCGAACACGTGGGACAGCAAGGCTCGTTCGGTGACATCGGCAACATGCGGCTCAGCCGTGACGGACAGCTCATCGGCACCAGTGCCTACCCGTTCGGTGTGTTCACCGTGCCGGCCGAGGACGCCGCGTACGAACTCACCATGATGACCACGAAGGTCGGCTCGCCCGCCCAGGTCTGGAAGCGGTCCACGCAGACGCAGACCACCTGGAAGTTCCGTTCCGAGCGGAAGCCGCACGTGGCCTCGCAGGGGCTGCCGTTGCTCTTCCCGCGCTATGACCTGCCGTCGGACGGGATGAAGACCCTGCCCGCCAGGGACGGCCAGCGGATCGGCCTCGGTGCGACCGGGCACGCCGGATACACTCCCGGCAAGCTCACCGGCGCGAAGGTCTCCTTCTCCTACGACGGCGGCGAGACCTGGCACACGGCCACCACCGCGCAGCGTGGCGGCCGGTGGACCGCGACCGTGGACCACGCGGACGCGACCGGACGGTCCGTCACCCTGCGGACCGAGCTGACCGACGCGAACGGCAACGCCGTCGTCCAGACCGTCAACGACGCGTACGCCGTGAGGTAA
- a CDS encoding protein phosphatase 2C domain-containing protein: MSQQGEKPAAHEDDWWRKLYDETAPDTGPSSAPDSLDDRFDSVSYTVGRTVGDRRDIHRPPEADTGRGAGAAWDPEADRAALWDPETDPDLTPDPGLTPDPGLTPDSHLTPDPDLTPDPRSAWDPYAKRDTIPEPDRRPAAPAPAIDRATSAPGARAGAGPEAGTGHGPVALPEPRDAAPAGLPNRRAARPGTDAIPPRPAAASVPPSTPAATSAPPPLPTAPRTTVFPAPWEPPAGRSGPRTFAAPRPPGPPAAPEPAVAADPSALHALPPDPAAAGAPGARPVVGHLGDRPPTYDAEPAALPSATSDNLDGLVPDTVLDGARYGTYTLRVASVRGDSARFRGEPRRDGLLTARFGAGESALVLVAVAGGARASEAAHLAAADACRWIGGAVARSHARLSEDIGAGRRGDLKSGLHRLTDRTYGKLRARAAELGVEPAEYTASLRCLLLSADPDCRTRVFFGVGSGGLFRLRDGLWQDLEPLVPEGSAPQAAGEQEEGPDGDRLTMDLQITPPSPPAQGSVPPPAQPFRFRASVARPGDTLLLCSNGLAEPMRGEAALPGELAERWGTGGPPGLPAFLADTQLRIKGYADDRTCAAVWEA, encoded by the coding sequence ATGAGTCAGCAGGGGGAGAAGCCCGCCGCCCATGAGGACGACTGGTGGCGGAAGCTGTACGACGAGACCGCGCCGGACACCGGTCCCAGCAGCGCGCCCGACAGCCTCGACGACCGCTTCGACTCCGTGTCGTACACGGTGGGCAGGACGGTGGGCGACCGCCGGGACATACACCGGCCGCCGGAGGCGGACACGGGCAGGGGCGCGGGGGCCGCGTGGGACCCGGAGGCGGACAGAGCGGCGCTGTGGGACCCGGAAACGGACCCCGACCTCACGCCGGACCCGGGCCTCACGCCGGACCCGGGCCTCACGCCGGACTCGCACCTCACGCCGGACCCCGACCTCACACCGGACCCGCGGTCCGCCTGGGACCCGTATGCGAAGCGCGACACGATCCCGGAGCCCGACCGGCGCCCGGCCGCACCCGCACCCGCCATCGACCGGGCCACCTCGGCGCCCGGGGCTCGGGCTGGGGCGGGGCCGGAGGCGGGCACGGGCCACGGACCGGTCGCCTTGCCGGAGCCGCGCGACGCCGCTCCGGCCGGGCTGCCGAACCGCCGGGCAGCCAGGCCCGGGACCGACGCCATCCCACCCCGCCCGGCCGCCGCTTCCGTACCGCCGTCGACGCCCGCAGCCACGTCCGCCCCGCCCCCGCTCCCCACCGCTCCCCGCACCACCGTCTTCCCGGCTCCCTGGGAGCCGCCCGCCGGGCGGAGCGGTCCGCGGACGTTCGCCGCGCCCCGGCCGCCCGGACCCCCGGCCGCGCCCGAGCCGGCCGTCGCGGCCGACCCGAGCGCCCTGCACGCACTGCCGCCGGACCCCGCGGCCGCCGGGGCCCCCGGCGCGCGACCGGTCGTCGGGCACCTCGGGGACCGGCCGCCCACCTACGACGCCGAGCCCGCCGCCCTGCCCTCCGCCACCTCGGACAACCTGGACGGCCTGGTCCCCGACACCGTGCTGGACGGCGCGCGGTACGGGACGTACACCCTGCGCGTCGCGTCCGTGCGGGGCGACTCCGCCCGGTTCCGCGGCGAACCCCGGCGCGACGGGCTGCTCACCGCCCGGTTCGGGGCGGGCGAGAGCGCCCTCGTGCTCGTCGCCGTCGCCGGGGGCGCGCGGGCCAGTGAGGCGGCGCACCTCGCCGCGGCCGACGCCTGCCGCTGGATCGGCGGGGCCGTCGCCCGCAGCCACGCCCGGCTCTCCGAGGACATAGGGGCGGGCCGCCGGGGCGACCTGAAGTCGGGGCTGCACCGGCTCACCGACCGTACCTACGGCAAGCTCCGCGCCCGCGCCGCCGAACTGGGCGTCGAACCCGCCGAGTACACCGCGAGCCTGCGCTGTCTGCTGCTGTCCGCCGACCCCGACTGCCGCACCCGCGTCTTCTTCGGCGTCGGCAGCGGAGGACTGTTCCGGCTCCGCGACGGCCTCTGGCAGGACCTGGAACCCCTGGTCCCGGAGGGCAGCGCCCCACAGGCGGCGGGCGAACAGGAGGAAGGGCCGGACGGGGACCGGCTGACCATGGACCTCCAGATCACGCCCCCGTCGCCGCCCGCCCAGGGCTCCGTCCCACCGCCCGCCCAGCCCTTCCGCTTCCGGGCCTCCGTCGCCCGCCCCGGTGACACGCTGCTCCTGTGCAGCAACGGGCTCGCCGAGCCGATGCGCGGCGAGGCGGCGCTCCCGGGAGAGCTGGCCGAACGCTGGGGGACCGGCGGACCGCCCGGGCTGCCGGCCTTTCTCGCCGACACCCAGCTCCGGATCAAGGGGTACGCCGACGACCGCACCTGTGCCGCCGTCTGGGAGGCGTAA
- a CDS encoding DNA-3-methyladenine glycosylase 2 family protein, translating to MDERTRYEAVSSRDARFDGVFFFAVVTTGIYCRPSCPAVTPKRANVRFYATAAAAQTGGFRACRRCRPDAVPGSAEWNVRADVVGRAMRLIGDGVVDREGVPGLAGRLGYSARHVQRQLNTELGAGPAALARAQRSHTARVLLQTTRLPVTEIAFAAGFASVRQFNDTIRQIYARTPSALRAEAGTGLGGGRREGARAGVPLRLAHRRPYATAAMFDLLAAEAVARVEEVVGEPGRRTYRRTLRLPYGSGLVAVDEASPGPWLEARIQLTDLRDLTTAVQRLRRLLDLDADPYAVDEALAADPHLAPLVAARPGLRSPGAADPEEAAVRALVGRERARELVERYGKALDVPCGGLTHVFPEPGALAGSVEDPALDALAAALADGRLRLDAGADRDEAERTLLTLPGVGRRTAALIRMRALGDPDVDPYGMPGGEDWRPWRSYAVRHREAAAAPR from the coding sequence ATGGACGAACGGACCAGGTACGAGGCGGTGAGCAGCCGCGACGCACGGTTCGACGGAGTGTTCTTCTTCGCCGTGGTGACCACCGGCATCTACTGCCGGCCGAGCTGCCCCGCCGTCACTCCCAAACGCGCCAATGTGCGCTTCTACGCCACCGCCGCTGCCGCCCAGACGGGCGGCTTCCGGGCCTGCCGCCGCTGCCGCCCGGACGCCGTGCCCGGCTCCGCCGAGTGGAACGTCCGCGCGGACGTCGTCGGCCGGGCCATGCGCCTGATCGGCGACGGCGTGGTGGACCGCGAAGGGGTGCCCGGGCTCGCCGGGCGGCTCGGCTACAGCGCCCGCCATGTCCAGCGCCAGCTGAACACCGAGCTGGGCGCGGGACCCGCCGCGCTCGCCCGTGCCCAGCGCTCCCACACCGCCCGGGTGCTCCTCCAGACCACCCGGCTGCCGGTCACCGAGATCGCCTTCGCCGCCGGGTTCGCCAGCGTCCGGCAGTTCAACGACACCATCCGGCAGATCTACGCCCGCACCCCCAGCGCCCTGCGCGCCGAGGCCGGGACGGGGCTCGGCGGCGGACGCCGCGAGGGAGCGCGGGCCGGGGTGCCGCTGCGGCTCGCCCACCGGCGCCCGTACGCCACCGCCGCCATGTTCGACCTGCTGGCCGCGGAGGCGGTCGCCCGGGTCGAGGAGGTCGTGGGGGAACCGGGGCGCCGTACCTACCGGCGCACCCTGCGGCTGCCGTACGGCTCCGGGCTCGTCGCGGTCGACGAGGCGTCTCCGGGCCCATGGCTGGAGGCCCGCATCCAGCTCACCGACCTGCGTGACCTGACCACCGCCGTCCAGCGGCTGCGCCGGCTCCTCGACCTGGACGCCGACCCGTACGCCGTGGACGAGGCCCTCGCGGCCGACCCCCATCTCGCCCCGCTGGTCGCCGCCCGCCCCGGACTGCGCTCGCCGGGCGCGGCGGACCCGGAAGAGGCCGCCGTACGGGCCTTGGTGGGGCGGGAGCGGGCCCGGGAGCTGGTGGAGCGGTACGGAAAGGCGCTGGACGTGCCGTGCGGCGGGCTCACCCATGTGTTCCCCGAGCCGGGCGCGCTCGCCGGTTCTGTCGAGGATCCGGCGCTCGACGCCCTGGCCGCCGCGCTCGCCGACGGGCGGCTGCGGCTGGACGCCGGCGCCGACCGGGACGAGGCGGAGCGGACGCTGCTGACGCTCCCCGGGGTCGGCCGCCGCACCGCCGCGCTGATCCGGATGCGGGCGCTGGGCGACCCCGACGTGGATCCGTACGGGATGCCCGGGGGCGAGGACTGGCGGCCCTGGCGTTCCTATGCCGTACGCCACCGGGAAGCGGCCGCGGCTCCCCGCTGA
- a CDS encoding rodlin, which yields MKKMMAGAAVAVSMLGLSAVAAPAAMAIGNDGGTTTVNGNGAESKFGNAVTKGDWSPQTQVVQGTLNKLCIGLPAKVNVGSLVGVVPVTVQDINVLSNPQNQQCADNSTQAKGDEPLSHILDDIPVLSGNGVGNN from the coding sequence ATGAAGAAGATGATGGCCGGCGCTGCAGTGGCCGTGTCCATGCTCGGTCTGTCCGCGGTCGCGGCTCCCGCGGCCATGGCGATCGGTAACGACGGTGGCACCACCACGGTCAACGGCAACGGCGCCGAGTCGAAGTTCGGCAACGCTGTGACCAAGGGTGACTGGAGCCCGCAGACCCAGGTTGTTCAGGGCACCCTGAACAAGCTCTGCATCGGCCTGCCCGCCAAGGTCAACGTCGGCTCGCTCGTCGGCGTCGTGCCGGTCACGGTCCAGGACATCAACGTTCTGTCCAACCCGCAGAACCAGCAGTGCGCCGACAACTCCACCCAGGCCAAGGGCGACGAGCCGCTGTCGCACATCCTGGACGACATCCCGGTGCTCTCGGGCAACGGCGTCGGCAACAACTGA
- a CDS encoding DUF456 domain-containing protein, whose translation MSVWQLVAVGLVMLLGLVGVLLPGVPGQAIVWAAVLWWALTDMTTAAWGVLIGATALMLLNQALKPLLPPRRPGESGAPRRTLMLGGVAAIGGFFVVPVVGALLGYVGAIFGAERLRLGSRGAAWTSVRSVMRATGYAVLVELFACLLVAGAWLGAVLWG comes from the coding sequence ATGAGTGTGTGGCAGCTCGTCGCCGTCGGCCTGGTCATGCTGCTGGGCCTGGTCGGGGTGCTGCTGCCGGGCGTCCCCGGGCAGGCGATCGTCTGGGCGGCGGTGCTGTGGTGGGCGCTGACGGACATGACGACGGCGGCCTGGGGCGTCCTGATCGGCGCGACGGCCCTGATGCTGCTGAACCAGGCCCTCAAGCCCCTGCTGCCGCCGCGCCGCCCGGGTGAGTCGGGCGCCCCCCGCCGGACGTTGATGCTCGGCGGGGTCGCGGCGATCGGGGGGTTCTTCGTGGTGCCCGTGGTGGGCGCGCTCCTCGGGTATGTGGGGGCGATCTTCGGCGCGGAGCGGCTGCGGCTGGGCAGCCGGGGCGCGGCCTGGACGTCGGTGCGCTCGGTGATGCGGGCCACCGGCTACGCGGTGCTGGTGGAGCTGTTCGCCTGCCTGCTGGTGGCGGGCGCCTGGCTGGGCGCGGTGCTCTGGGGCTGA
- a CDS encoding helix-turn-helix domain-containing protein, whose amino-acid sequence MLGAIGLDERQEATYRALVAAGAAELTDLAHRLALPEADTERVLRRLEQQGLAAQSSARPGRWVAAPPGVALGALLIQQRHELEQAELASALLAEEYRAEASEPAVHDLVEVVTGASAVTQRFHQLQLGAVSEVCALVTGKTVAVTGMENESEERATSRGVSYRVVVEREVLSMPYGILELSTALSRDEQCRVVDRVPTKLVVADGSLAMVPLTGRGEEPAALVVHASGLLESLMGLFEAVWREAMPLRLGEGGGVREDGVGPDPTDLEVLSLLLAGLTDASVAKQLDLGLRTVQRRVKGLMELTGVSTRLQLGWHAYERGWVSRTTAS is encoded by the coding sequence ATGCTGGGGGCCATAGGTCTCGACGAGAGACAGGAAGCCACGTACCGCGCACTCGTCGCGGCGGGAGCGGCCGAGCTCACCGATCTCGCGCACCGGCTGGCCCTTCCCGAGGCGGACACCGAGCGGGTGCTGCGCCGGCTGGAGCAGCAGGGTCTGGCCGCCCAGTCCTCGGCCCGGCCGGGCCGCTGGGTGGCCGCTCCGCCCGGGGTGGCCCTGGGTGCGCTGCTGATCCAGCAGCGGCACGAGCTGGAGCAGGCGGAGCTGGCGTCCGCGCTGCTCGCCGAGGAGTACCGGGCGGAGGCGAGCGAGCCCGCGGTACACGACCTGGTGGAGGTGGTGACGGGGGCGAGCGCCGTCACCCAGCGCTTCCACCAGTTGCAGCTGGGCGCGGTGTCCGAGGTGTGCGCCCTGGTCACCGGGAAGACGGTCGCGGTGACCGGCATGGAGAACGAGTCCGAGGAGCGCGCCACCTCGCGCGGCGTGAGCTACCGGGTGGTGGTCGAGCGCGAGGTGCTGTCGATGCCGTACGGGATTCTGGAGCTGTCGACGGCGCTGAGCCGGGACGAGCAGTGCCGGGTGGTGGACCGGGTACCGACGAAGCTGGTCGTCGCCGACGGCAGCCTCGCGATGGTCCCGCTGACCGGGCGGGGCGAGGAGCCCGCCGCCCTGGTCGTTCATGCCAGCGGTCTGCTGGAGTCGCTGATGGGCCTCTTCGAGGCGGTGTGGCGGGAGGCGATGCCGCTACGGCTGGGCGAGGGCGGCGGGGTGCGCGAGGACGGGGTCGGGCCCGACCCGACGGACCTGGAGGTCCTGTCGCTGCTGCTGGCGGGGCTGACGGACGCCAGTGTGGCCAAGCAGCTGGACCTGGGGCTGCGGACCGTGCAGCGCCGGGTCAAGGGCCTGATGGAGCTGACCGGGGTCTCCACCCGCCTCCAGCTGGGCTGGCACGCGTACGAACGCGGCTGGGTGTCCCGTACCACCGCCTCCTGA
- the rsgA gene encoding ribosome small subunit-dependent GTPase A produces the protein MSFSSSPAASSCSPSSHPLAPYGWDEDWAAASSPYAEQGLVPGRVVRVDRGQCDVITADGPVRADTAFVVPRDPMRIVCTGDWVALDADGDPRFVRTLLPRRTAFVRSTSSQRSEGQVLATNIDHIAICVSLAVELDLGRLERFLALALSSSSGAALLGDGRETEHQPEVIVLLTKADLVPDAATVSHLVRDVEAIAPGVQVLPVSSTTGEGLDVFGALVSGGTSVLLGISGAGKSTLANTLLGMDVMEVRAAREVDGKGRHTTTTRNLLVLPHGGVLIDTPGLRGVGLFDAGAGVGGVFSEIEELAARCRFHDCAHTVEPGCAVLGALEDGTLPERRLDSYRKLLRENQRIVAKTDARVRSEILRDWKRKGSEGRAAMQAKRGRVR, from the coding sequence TTGTCTTTCTCGTCTTCTCCGGCAGCTTCGTCCTGCTCTCCTTCTTCGCACCCGCTGGCCCCGTACGGCTGGGACGAGGACTGGGCGGCCGCCTCCTCCCCGTACGCCGAGCAGGGGCTCGTCCCGGGGCGGGTGGTGCGGGTGGACCGCGGTCAGTGTGACGTGATCACCGCTGACGGCCCGGTCCGCGCCGACACCGCGTTCGTGGTGCCGCGTGATCCGATGCGGATCGTCTGCACCGGTGACTGGGTGGCGCTCGACGCGGACGGCGACCCGCGCTTCGTCCGTACGTTGCTGCCGCGCCGTACCGCCTTCGTCCGCTCGACCTCCTCGCAGCGGTCCGAGGGGCAGGTGCTCGCCACCAACATCGACCACATCGCCATCTGCGTCTCGCTCGCCGTCGAACTGGACCTCGGACGCCTGGAGCGCTTCCTCGCGCTCGCCCTGTCCAGCTCCAGCGGCGCCGCCCTGCTCGGTGACGGACGGGAGACCGAGCACCAGCCCGAAGTGATCGTGCTCCTCACCAAGGCGGACCTGGTGCCCGACGCGGCCACCGTCTCCCACCTGGTCCGGGACGTCGAGGCGATCGCCCCCGGCGTCCAGGTGCTGCCCGTCAGCTCCACCACGGGCGAGGGGCTCGACGTCTTCGGCGCCCTCGTCTCCGGCGGTACGAGCGTGCTGCTCGGCATCTCCGGCGCGGGCAAGTCGACCCTGGCCAACACCCTGCTCGGTATGGACGTGATGGAGGTGCGGGCCGCCCGGGAGGTCGACGGCAAGGGCCGGCACACCACAACGACCCGCAACCTGCTCGTCCTGCCGCACGGGGGCGTCCTCATCGACACCCCCGGCCTGCGCGGCGTCGGCCTCTTCGACGCCGGGGCAGGGGTCGGCGGGGTGTTCTCCGAGATCGAGGAGCTGGCCGCGCGGTGCCGGTTCCACGACTGCGCCCACACGGTCGAACCGGGATGCGCCGTGCTCGGCGCGCTGGAGGACGGCACCCTGCCCGAGCGCCGCCTCGACAGCTACCGCAAGCTGCTCCGCGAGAACCAGCGGATCGTTGCCAAGACCGACGCGCGCGTGCGCAGCGAGATCCTGCGGGACTGGAAGCGCAAGGGCTCCGAGGGGCGGGCGGCGATGCAGGCCAAGCGGGGCCGGGTGCGGTAG
- a CDS encoding DUF5949 family protein translates to MTTPQTSTGTFTPAQLGTQILIGWSGRQPDADQDTAFLLSYSLGDGQDGPEVGREALRSALERAGLQVGGSIQDAATSPGIQAKLLVQAGQAVLTLPHLKAQYPAPAEWLAAAQAQGQVYGMFATAPWPEAVPGQPVSEDQLRAFAADEEVVRTSAHCLLPVLSLG, encoded by the coding sequence ATGACCACACCCCAGACCTCCACCGGCACGTTCACACCGGCCCAGTTGGGCACCCAGATTCTGATCGGCTGGAGCGGCCGGCAGCCCGACGCCGACCAGGACACCGCCTTCCTCCTCTCCTATTCGCTGGGCGACGGGCAGGACGGCCCGGAGGTCGGCCGCGAGGCCCTGCGCAGCGCGCTGGAGCGTGCGGGCCTCCAGGTCGGCGGCTCGATCCAGGACGCGGCTACGTCCCCCGGCATCCAGGCGAAGCTCCTCGTCCAGGCGGGCCAGGCCGTCCTGACGCTGCCTCACCTCAAGGCGCAGTACCCCGCCCCCGCCGAGTGGCTGGCGGCCGCCCAGGCACAGGGCCAGGTGTACGGCATGTTCGCCACCGCCCCGTGGCCGGAGGCCGTGCCGGGGCAGCCGGTCAGCGAGGACCAGCTGCGGGCCTTCGCGGCCGACGAGGAGGTCGTCCGCACCTCCGCACACTGTCTGCTCCCGGTCCTTTCCCTGGGCTGA